From Chryseobacterium sp. IHB B 17019, one genomic window encodes:
- a CDS encoding M57 family metalloprotease, with protein sequence MKTKFITSLLVFCSCVLFAQNKIFKNSISENNLKSNQRISTDLAKSYVSTHYFSQPSFNLNSELQIKIPDDKNIKAKPIRIYKYSNKSTSYVYSIDGDPTAELVFSEYDRIVTGMYASGSEKKVMFHQTNGDIFAVSVVNEQIIPDEDENDYIMGETEDKNSGKTNANICSPSTTICDNSRVDVMAILTNAAVAAWGGLPQSTSFLATAITNFNSSLLSSGVTNLSVNLVYAGEINYTELKDNSKTDLDRFRANGDGFMDEIHTLRTTYGADVCALIIGNTGSSGLGYVNTHPTNYSKSLAFSLSRYSVVVNNYTLAHEIGHNMGLKHNWYEDKTIVPCSHHHGYVNRTAINLGTSSSPSQRWRTIMAYNRECSDIGISCTRINRWANPSLNYNSEPTGTAIGQTNPCDEAFGFLRFGCVVSEFMPAASLPAFEVLSQGKQSTGTSF encoded by the coding sequence ATGAAAACAAAATTTATCACAAGCCTTTTGGTATTTTGTTCCTGTGTGCTGTTTGCACAAAACAAAATCTTTAAAAATTCTATTAGTGAGAATAATTTGAAAAGTAATCAGAGAATCAGCACTGATCTGGCAAAAAGCTATGTTTCGACACACTATTTTTCCCAGCCTTCTTTTAACCTTAATTCTGAACTGCAAATAAAAATTCCGGATGATAAGAATATTAAGGCCAAACCTATCCGAATTTACAAATACTCAAACAAAAGTACATCGTATGTTTATTCTATTGATGGTGATCCCACTGCAGAATTAGTTTTTTCAGAATACGACCGCATTGTCACAGGTATGTATGCTTCAGGTAGTGAAAAAAAAGTAATGTTTCATCAAACAAATGGTGATATTTTCGCAGTTTCCGTTGTAAATGAACAAATAATTCCGGATGAGGATGAAAACGATTATATTATGGGCGAAACGGAAGACAAAAATTCCGGAAAAACAAATGCTAATATTTGTTCACCTTCTACAACTATTTGCGATAACAGCAGGGTTGATGTGATGGCAATTTTGACAAACGCGGCAGTAGCAGCCTGGGGCGGCTTGCCACAAAGCACTTCTTTTCTTGCGACTGCTATAACTAATTTTAACAGCAGTCTGCTTAGCTCCGGTGTTACAAATCTTTCAGTTAATTTAGTCTATGCCGGTGAAATTAACTATACAGAATTAAAGGATAATAGCAAAACTGACCTGGATAGGTTCAGAGCAAATGGAGATGGTTTCATGGATGAAATCCACACATTAAGAACAACTTATGGAGCAGATGTCTGTGCCCTGATTATAGGAAATACCGGCTCCTCTGGTTTAGGATATGTAAATACACATCCTACCAATTATTCGAAAAGTTTGGCATTTTCCCTTTCCCGTTATAGTGTAGTAGTTAACAATTATACACTGGCTCACGAAATAGGACATAATATGGGACTAAAACACAATTGGTATGAGGATAAAACAATAGTGCCCTGCAGCCATCATCATGGCTATGTCAACAGGACTGCTATCAACTTGGGAACTTCAAGCTCACCTTCCCAAAGATGGAGAACAATCATGGCCTATAATAGGGAATGTTCCGATATAGGCATTTCATGTACAAGGATCAACCGTTGGGCAAATCCTTCTCTTAATTATAATTCCGAACCAACTGGAACCGCAATAGGGCAAACAAATCCGTGTGATGAAGCTTTTGGCTTTTTACGTTTTGGCTGTGTTGTTTCAGAATTTATGCCCGCAGCTTCCTTACCTGCTTTTGAGGTTCTTTCACAAGGAAAACAGTCTACTGGCACAAGCTTTTAA
- a CDS encoding DUF6702 family protein → MKNLWIFLLAIVFLFSFTKAKHPYHVGSVEINYNQKSKTFEVTGRFFLDDLESGLSKKYGKPYHFNDPKYKALLKEALNNYCSEYFKLKTNNKFLKVNFIGYEEDQESVNIYLESEAVETPKKVEAAVSFLYNLFDDQINIVHIIVDGKRKSEKLAYPNRYLFQQF, encoded by the coding sequence ATGAAGAATTTGTGGATTTTTTTGCTTGCGATTGTTTTTTTATTCTCTTTTACTAAGGCGAAACATCCTTATCATGTGGGTTCTGTAGAAATTAATTACAATCAGAAATCGAAAACTTTTGAAGTAACAGGACGTTTCTTTTTAGATGATCTGGAAAGCGGGTTAAGTAAAAAATACGGAAAACCTTATCATTTTAATGATCCCAAATATAAAGCTTTGCTTAAAGAAGCGCTTAACAATTACTGCTCTGAGTATTTTAAGCTTAAAACTAATAATAAATTCCTGAAAGTCAATTTTATAGGTTATGAAGAAGACCAGGAATCTGTAAACATTTACCTGGAATCAGAAGCTGTGGAAACCCCAAAGAAAGTGGAAGCTGCTGTTAGTTTTTTGTATAATCTTTTTGATGACCAGATTAATATTGTACACATAATAGTGGATGGGAAAAGGAAAAGTGAAAAGCTTGCTTATCCTAACCGCTACCTGTTTCAGCAATTCTGA
- the yidC gene encoding membrane protein insertase YidC, whose amino-acid sequence MQQNNGLDKSQMISFAVLCLVLFGFMFYFQNKQSKEEEVKAQQQKTEQVKSTVKQTQASNINPNVTPNAIQTANLANKELKIEFASLGGQVSKVELAEYKAYDHKTDKADLPLYLITKNNSNYGFQFKDKTGKVINTKDLVFSPTVNGNAVTMTANYNGAVIQFIYTLLPKYTLDFKVRTQGLAKITSDNKADFIWDYNVRNLEKGRAQEQSHSEFSYAFNNYKDYDYDGRTTMEEEKETLNWIGVKQQFFTSVIEAKTGFTNSKGNQETVEEGEYLKKLNYEGFVQMTGSELNQDFTWYFMPLDLPLLKSYDKNFDEILPLGWSFIGWMNRGFFIPIYNFIASWGLTAGWVIFLLTILVKLILSPIMYKQHKLSAMMRVIRPEIDEANAKFKDADPMKKQQATMEIYRKAGVNQMAGCLPALVQIPIFYALFRFFPNFIDLRGQGFWFAKDLTAYDDLIKLPFKIPFLGDHLSVFAIACTVVILIYTIMTSGNMQQPQQEGMPNMKVLMYIFPITFLFFLNTSASGLSWYYFVSNAINILIILVIKYLILDEKKIHAQIQANKEKPKAEGKFQKRMREMMEKAQEQQKTQEQQRKKK is encoded by the coding sequence ATGCAACAGAACAACGGACTCGATAAAAGCCAAATGATAAGTTTTGCGGTTTTATGTTTGGTTCTCTTTGGTTTCATGTTTTATTTCCAAAACAAGCAATCGAAAGAGGAAGAAGTAAAAGCTCAGCAGCAAAAAACCGAACAGGTAAAAAGTACTGTAAAACAAACTCAGGCAAGCAATATCAATCCCAATGTAACTCCTAATGCCATTCAGACGGCAAATCTTGCTAATAAAGAATTGAAAATTGAATTTGCAAGCTTAGGAGGGCAGGTTTCGAAAGTAGAACTTGCAGAATACAAAGCATATGATCATAAAACAGATAAGGCAGATCTTCCGCTTTACCTGATCACTAAAAATAATTCCAACTACGGATTCCAGTTCAAAGACAAAACAGGGAAAGTAATCAATACCAAAGATTTGGTTTTTTCCCCTACAGTTAATGGAAATGCTGTGACGATGACGGCTAATTACAATGGAGCGGTTATCCAGTTCATTTATACTTTACTTCCAAAATATACATTAGATTTTAAAGTAAGAACTCAGGGGCTTGCTAAAATCACTTCTGATAACAAAGCAGATTTTATCTGGGATTATAATGTAAGAAACCTTGAAAAAGGTAGAGCTCAAGAACAGTCTCACTCAGAATTCTCTTATGCTTTCAATAATTATAAAGACTATGATTATGACGGAAGAACAACAATGGAGGAGGAAAAAGAAACCCTTAACTGGATCGGCGTAAAACAGCAGTTCTTCACTTCAGTAATTGAAGCTAAAACTGGATTCACCAACAGTAAAGGAAATCAGGAAACTGTTGAGGAAGGAGAATATTTGAAGAAACTTAATTATGAAGGTTTTGTTCAAATGACAGGCAGCGAGCTTAATCAGGATTTTACCTGGTACTTTATGCCACTGGATTTACCATTATTAAAATCTTACGATAAAAACTTCGACGAAATTTTACCATTAGGATGGTCTTTCATCGGATGGATGAACAGAGGATTCTTTATTCCGATCTATAATTTTATAGCATCATGGGGATTAACAGCCGGTTGGGTAATTTTCTTGCTGACAATTCTTGTTAAGTTGATCTTGTCGCCAATTATGTACAAGCAGCATAAACTGAGTGCAATGATGAGAGTAATCCGTCCCGAAATTGATGAGGCCAATGCAAAATTCAAGGATGCAGATCCAATGAAAAAGCAACAGGCTACCATGGAAATCTACCGAAAGGCCGGAGTAAATCAGATGGCGGGATGTTTGCCGGCATTGGTTCAGATCCCGATTTTCTATGCGCTATTCCGTTTCTTTCCGAACTTTATTGATTTGAGAGGACAAGGTTTCTGGTTTGCAAAAGATTTGACGGCTTATGATGATTTGATTAAATTACCATTTAAAATTCCTTTCTTAGGAGATCACTTGAGTGTTTTTGCTATTGCATGTACAGTTGTTATCTTAATTTATACAATCATGACTTCCGGAAACATGCAGCAGCCACAACAGGAAGGTATGCCGAATATGAAAGTGTTAATGTACATCTTCCCGATTACATTCTTATTCTTCTTAAATACCTCAGCATCTGGTCTTTCGTGGTATTATTTTGTATCGAATGCGATTAACATTTTAATTATCCTAGTCATTAAATATTTAATTCTGGATGAAAAGAAAATCCACGCTCAAATTCAGGCCAACAAAGAAAAACCGAAAGCGGAAGGTAAATTCCAGAAAAGAATGCGAGAAATGATGGAGAAAGCTCAGGAGCAACAAAAAACGCAGGAACAACAAAGGAAAAAGAAATAA
- the radA gene encoding DNA repair protein RadA produces the protein MAKLRTAYFCQNCGTQYSQWMGQCKNCGEWNTLVEEVVEKTSSKTPPFSKSKQHVINIIEVETSEEPRIKTPSEELNRVLGGGIVLGSVTLIGGEPGIGKSTLLLQLALKMKKKIFYVSGEESASQIKMRADRLTDIQNPNCFLFTETSLEKILHEAKKLEPDFMIIDSIQTLQSQLIESSPGTVSQIRECSNEIIKYAKENNIPVFLVGHITKDGQIAGPKVLEHMVDVVLNFDGDRNHLFRLLRANKNRFGSTSEIGIYEMVSQGLKEIKNPSEILITKKFEELSGNSVAVTLEGNRPMLLEIQALVSTAVYGTPQRSSTGFDAKRLNMLLAVLEKRAGFQLGAKDVFLNITGGIKTDDPALDLAVVASILSSNEDIAISEHYCFAGEIGLSGEIRPVAQAEQRIIEAEKLGYEKIFISNLNKLSKKKFAIKIEEVSKIEDFHNKLL, from the coding sequence ATGGCAAAATTAAGAACAGCATATTTCTGTCAAAACTGCGGAACCCAATATTCCCAATGGATGGGACAATGCAAAAACTGTGGAGAATGGAATACTTTGGTGGAAGAAGTTGTAGAAAAAACCTCATCTAAAACTCCGCCTTTTTCAAAATCGAAACAGCATGTCATTAATATTATTGAGGTAGAAACCAGCGAAGAACCAAGAATAAAAACCCCTTCCGAAGAACTCAATCGCGTTTTGGGAGGCGGAATTGTCTTAGGTTCCGTTACATTAATTGGTGGTGAACCCGGAATTGGTAAGTCTACTCTGCTTCTTCAATTGGCTTTGAAGATGAAGAAAAAAATCTTCTACGTTTCAGGCGAGGAAAGTGCTTCCCAGATCAAAATGAGAGCCGACAGATTAACGGATATTCAAAATCCCAACTGTTTTCTTTTTACAGAAACTTCTCTGGAAAAAATTCTTCACGAAGCTAAAAAACTGGAGCCTGATTTTATGATTATCGACTCCATTCAGACATTACAATCTCAATTAATAGAAAGCTCTCCCGGAACAGTTTCCCAGATCAGAGAATGCTCCAACGAGATCATTAAATACGCCAAAGAAAACAATATTCCCGTTTTTCTAGTTGGCCATATCACCAAAGACGGTCAGATTGCCGGCCCAAAGGTTTTGGAACACATGGTGGACGTTGTTTTGAATTTCGATGGCGACAGAAATCACCTTTTCAGACTGTTGAGAGCCAATAAAAACCGTTTCGGATCAACTTCCGAGATCGGGATTTATGAAATGGTTTCTCAAGGTTTAAAGGAAATTAAAAATCCATCAGAAATTTTAATTACAAAGAAATTCGAGGAACTTTCCGGAAATTCCGTAGCAGTAACTTTGGAAGGAAACCGACCTATGTTACTGGAAATTCAGGCTTTGGTAAGTACAGCTGTTTATGGAACACCTCAGAGAAGTTCAACGGGTTTTGATGCCAAAAGATTAAATATGCTTTTGGCCGTTTTGGAAAAAAGAGCCGGTTTTCAACTGGGTGCAAAAGATGTTTTTTTAAATATCACCGGAGGAATAAAAACTGATGATCCCGCATTGGATCTGGCCGTCGTAGCTTCTATTCTGTCTTCAAACGAAGATATTGCGATTTCCGAACATTATTGTTTTGCAGGAGAAATTGGCTTGAGCGGAGAAATCCGTCCGGTCGCACAAGCCGAACAACGAATTATCGAAGCTGAAAAATTGGGTTACGAGAAAATTTTTATATCTAATTTAAACAAACTTTCAAAGAAAAAATTCGCGATAAAAATTGAAGAAGTGAGTAAAATAGAGGACTTCCATAATAAGTTACTATAG
- a CDS encoding acyl carrier protein phosphodiesterase has translation MNYLAHSFLTFKDGQIVGQFLEDFIRNKDRFSFPKDIQDGITLHRAIDTFTDSHPAIHEAKKVFAPLVRLYAGAFVDVSMDYFVANDLTLNTLAEWKAHSLHVYKILNDHEKYLPENFKRMLVRMEEDDWLYNYREDKNIMYSMRNVLNKAKYLDKDIPVYEAFLENKEVLQRCYDKFFPDLMEHAKGINSLLQLEK, from the coding sequence ATGAATTATTTGGCTCATTCTTTTCTCACCTTCAAAGACGGACAGATTGTCGGTCAGTTTTTGGAAGATTTTATTCGCAATAAGGATCGTTTTTCTTTCCCGAAAGATATTCAGGACGGAATTACTTTACATCGGGCCATCGACACTTTTACGGATTCTCATCCTGCCATTCATGAAGCGAAAAAAGTTTTTGCTCCTTTGGTAAGGTTGTATGCAGGTGCTTTTGTGGATGTTTCTATGGATTATTTTGTTGCTAATGACCTTACTTTAAATACTTTGGCAGAATGGAAGGCACATTCTTTACATGTTTATAAAATCCTAAATGACCACGAAAAATATCTTCCGGAAAACTTTAAAAGAATGCTTGTAAGAATGGAAGAAGACGACTGGCTTTATAATTATCGTGAAGACAAAAATATAATGTATAGTATGCGAAATGTTTTGAATAAAGCTAAATATTTGGATAAAGATATTCCTGTTTATGAAGCTTTTTTAGAAAATAAAGAAGTACTTCAACGATGTTACGATAAATTCTTCCCTGATTTAATGGAACATGCAAAAGGAATTAATTCACTTTTACAATTGGAAAAATAA
- a CDS encoding YceI family protein encodes MKKVFLTFVFAFLSVVAFAQTAWKVDPMHSSVNFNIKHMGISFVQGRFDKFDGKATTKGNNLDGAEISATVDVSSINTGVEMRDKHLKSADFFDAEKFPNMTFETSSITKDKNNSYTLKGKLTIKDVTKEISVPVTFGGIAKNQQGKEVMGFQTTFKVNRLDYNIKYDPTGAGVAKDVDVNLYFELIKQ; translated from the coding sequence ATGAAAAAGGTATTTTTAACTTTTGTATTCGCTTTTTTAAGTGTTGTTGCTTTTGCTCAGACAGCCTGGAAAGTAGATCCAATGCATTCTTCCGTAAATTTCAATATCAAGCATATGGGAATCAGCTTTGTGCAGGGAAGATTTGATAAATTCGACGGAAAAGCTACCACTAAAGGAAATAATCTCGATGGTGCGGAAATATCTGCAACGGTAGACGTAAGCTCTATCAATACAGGCGTTGAAATGAGAGATAAACATCTGAAAAGCGCAGATTTCTTCGATGCGGAAAAGTTTCCAAATATGACTTTCGAGACATCTTCTATTACAAAGGATAAAAATAATTCTTATACATTAAAAGGAAAGCTGACCATCAAAGATGTAACAAAAGAAATCAGTGTTCCTGTAACTTTCGGGGGTATTGCAAAAAACCAGCAGGGAAAAGAGGTGATGGGTTTCCAGACAACATTTAAAGTAAACCGTTTAGATTACAATATTAAATACGATCCTACGGGAGCAGGTGTGGCTAAAGACGTTGACGTTAACTTATATTTTGAGTTAATTAAGCAATAG
- a CDS encoding ribonuclease HII, which produces MDLIKKWSVFYVEAGCDEVGRGCLSGPVVAAAVILDENFNQNLVNDSKKLTFKTRMDLDSYIKDNVKDYAIAELPAEFIDQHNILNASIHAMHRALDKLTLRPELILVDGNRFHPYNYIPHQCIIQGDAKVLSIAAASILAKNYRDKLMINLHDEHPEYGWDTNFGYATKKHQDALIKFGPTKYHRQSFRLKYD; this is translated from the coding sequence ATGGATTTAATAAAAAAATGGTCGGTTTTTTACGTTGAAGCAGGGTGTGATGAGGTCGGAAGAGGCTGTTTAAGTGGTCCCGTGGTAGCAGCTGCTGTAATTTTGGATGAAAATTTTAACCAAAACCTTGTTAATGACTCAAAAAAATTAACTTTCAAGACAAGAATGGATCTTGATAGCTATATAAAAGATAACGTTAAAGATTATGCCATTGCCGAATTGCCCGCGGAGTTTATAGACCAGCATAATATCCTTAATGCAAGTATCCATGCCATGCATCGGGCTCTTGATAAATTAACATTGCGCCCTGAACTTATTTTGGTAGACGGAAACAGGTTCCATCCTTATAATTATATACCTCATCAGTGCATAATTCAGGGAGATGCAAAGGTTTTATCAATTGCTGCTGCTTCTATTTTAGCAAAAAATTACAGAGATAAATTAATGATTAATCTTCATGATGAACATCCGGAATACGGCTGGGATACCAATTTCGGGTACGCTACTAAAAAGCATCAGGATGCACTTATAAAATTTGGGCCTACAAAATACCACAGACAGTCTTTCAGGCTGAAATACGATTAA
- a CDS encoding HupE/UreJ family protein codes for MQDFQFYLKLGWEHIISLDALDHQLFVLALIAVYSYTDWKKILILVTAFTIGHSITLALSILDIVRVNSDWVEFLIPLTIVLTSLGNILMKNKKQSLMKANYYLALIFGLIHGMGFANTARVMIAKSQSIAVPLLGFNIGLELGQIVIVFAILILLFILLNLFKVNKKDWILFVSSGVFALSLKMTLERIPF; via the coding sequence ATGCAGGATTTTCAATTTTATTTAAAGCTTGGCTGGGAACATATCATTTCTCTTGACGCGCTTGATCATCAGCTTTTCGTATTAGCTTTAATAGCTGTTTATTCTTACACCGACTGGAAAAAAATATTAATTCTAGTGACTGCTTTTACCATCGGACATTCCATAACCTTAGCGTTAAGCATTTTAGATATTGTAAGAGTTAATTCTGACTGGGTTGAGTTTTTAATTCCGTTAACCATTGTTTTAACCTCATTAGGAAATATTCTGATGAAAAATAAAAAACAGTCTCTCATGAAAGCCAATTATTACTTAGCCTTAATTTTCGGGCTGATCCATGGGATGGGTTTTGCGAATACAGCAAGGGTAATGATCGCGAAGAGCCAAAGCATTGCCGTTCCGTTGTTAGGCTTTAATATTGGCCTGGAGCTGGGACAAATTGTAATTGTTTTTGCCATTTTAATTTTGCTTTTTATTTTGCTTAACTTATTCAAGGTTAACAAGAAAGACTGGATACTGTTTGTTTCCTCAGGTGTTTTTGCATTATCATTGAAAATGACTTTAGAAAGAATTCCTTTTTAA
- a CDS encoding CTP synthase, producing MSKKNTKYIFVTGGVTSSLGKGIVSASLGLLLKSRGFNVTIQKLDPYINIDPGTLNPYEHGECYVTEDGAETDLDLGHYERYLDAPTSQNNNVTTGKIYQTVIEKERKGDFLGKTVQVIPHITNEIKRRIKILSKQNYDIIITEIGGTVGDIESLPYIETVRQLKWELGEKNSMVIHLTLLPYLASSGELKTKPSQHSVRQLMESGIMADVLVCRTEHTIPKDQRAKLAQFCNVSLDNVIECKDLETIYEVPMYLQKQNFDDVVLKELDLKNDKEADLKDWKTFLKKFKNPKKSVEIALVGKYISLQDSYISIAEAFKHAGASLETEVKVRWVYSGDITAENIKDTLNGVDGILIAPGFGDRGIEGKVLTAQYARENKVPMLGICLGMQIMTIEFARNVLGHTKANSMEFDTSTPDPVISIMEEQKNVVDKGGTMRLGAWKCAVKNGSKLSEIYGSKNISERHRHRYEFNSDYLSQFEKNGFLATGTNPETGLVEALELPDHPFYVGVQYHPEYKSTVATPHPLFRAFIKACEKK from the coding sequence ATGAGTAAAAAGAATACAAAGTACATCTTTGTGACAGGAGGTGTAACTTCATCTTTGGGGAAAGGAATCGTTTCTGCTTCTCTGGGACTTCTACTAAAATCACGCGGCTTTAATGTAACGATCCAAAAACTAGATCCTTATATCAATATCGACCCAGGAACACTGAATCCTTATGAACACGGAGAATGCTATGTAACCGAAGATGGTGCGGAAACGGATCTGGATTTAGGTCACTATGAGCGTTATTTGGATGCTCCAACTTCCCAAAACAACAACGTTACCACAGGAAAAATTTACCAGACTGTAATCGAAAAAGAAAGAAAAGGAGACTTCCTTGGAAAAACAGTGCAGGTAATTCCTCATATTACGAACGAAATCAAACGTAGAATTAAAATTTTATCTAAGCAGAACTACGATATTATCATTACTGAGATCGGAGGAACTGTAGGAGATATTGAATCTTTGCCTTACATCGAAACTGTTCGCCAGTTGAAGTGGGAATTGGGGGAGAAAAATTCTATGGTAATTCACCTTACTTTATTGCCGTATCTGGCTTCAAGTGGAGAATTAAAAACAAAACCTTCCCAGCATTCCGTTCGTCAGTTGATGGAAAGCGGAATTATGGCGGATGTTTTAGTATGCAGAACGGAACACACGATTCCAAAAGATCAGAGAGCAAAATTGGCCCAATTCTGTAATGTTTCTTTAGATAATGTAATTGAATGTAAAGATCTGGAAACAATCTATGAAGTTCCGATGTATCTTCAGAAGCAAAATTTTGATGATGTAGTTCTTAAAGAATTAGATCTTAAAAATGATAAAGAAGCTGATCTTAAAGACTGGAAAACTTTCCTTAAAAAATTCAAAAACCCTAAAAAATCTGTAGAAATTGCTTTAGTAGGAAAATATATTTCTCTGCAGGATTCTTATATTTCTATTGCTGAAGCTTTCAAACATGCGGGGGCAAGTCTTGAAACTGAAGTAAAAGTAAGATGGGTATACAGTGGTGATATTACTGCTGAAAATATTAAAGATACTTTAAATGGTGTTGATGGAATCCTTATTGCTCCAGGTTTTGGCGATAGAGGAATTGAAGGTAAAGTGCTTACAGCACAGTATGCAAGGGAAAATAAAGTTCCGATGTTGGGAATTTGTTTAGGAATGCAAATTATGACGATCGAGTTTGCGAGAAATGTACTTGGGCACACAAAAGCCAATTCAATGGAATTTGATACTTCCACACCGGATCCTGTGATTTCAATTATGGAGGAACAGAAAAATGTTGTAGATAAAGGCGGAACTATGCGTCTTGGGGCTTGGAAATGTGCTGTGAAAAACGGTTCCAAATTATCTGAGATCTACGGAAGCAAAAATATTTCTGAAAGACACCGTCACAGATATGAATTCAACAGTGATTATTTATCCCAATTTGAGAAAAACGGTTTCCTTGCAACAGGTACAAACCCGGAAACAGGATTGGTAGAAGCATTGGAATTGCCGGATCACCCGTTCTACGTGGGAGTTCAGTATCACCCGGAATATAAGAGCACGGTAGCGACACCGCATCCGTTATTCAGAGCTTTTATTAAGGCTTGTGAAAAGAAATAA